Proteins co-encoded in one Streptomyces sp. NBC_01283 genomic window:
- a CDS encoding chorismate mutase, whose translation MTTSHTSDANGAGATDATDAAVAAELSRLRDSIDNIDAAVVHMLAERFKCTQQVGHLKANHHLPPADPAREARQIARLRELAENAKLDPAFAEKLLNFIIAEVIRHHETIAKSS comes from the coding sequence ATGACCACCAGCCACACAAGTGACGCGAACGGCGCCGGGGCCACAGACGCCACGGACGCAGCCGTGGCCGCCGAGCTGTCCCGCCTGCGCGACAGCATCGACAACATCGACGCCGCCGTCGTCCACATGCTCGCCGAGCGCTTCAAGTGCACCCAGCAGGTCGGCCACCTCAAGGCCAACCACCACCTGCCGCCCGCCGACCCGGCCCGCGAGGCCCGCCAGATCGCGCGCCTGCGCGAGCTCGCGGAGAACGCGAAGCTCGATCCGGCGTTCGCCGAGAAGCTCCTGAACTTCATCATCGCGGAGGTCATCCGCCACCACGAGACGATCGCCAAGTCGTCGTGA
- the pepN gene encoding aminopeptidase N, which translates to MSVLTRDEAQTRARLIEVQRYTVELDLTRGTETFDSRTVIRFTALGEPAATVDTFVEVKPAELRSVTLDGQAIDPARLDGNRLALTGLTAGEHELRVDAAMRYSHTGEGMHRFTDPTDGETYTYTQLFMEDVQRVFAAFDQPDLKSVFELTVTAPEGWTVLANGVTEHVGGGTWRAAATPLISTYLVAVAAGPWHSVHTEHRGLPFGIHCRRSLAPFLDADADEILDVTRACYDRYHEKFEEPYPFDSYDQAFVPEFNAGAMENPGLVTFRDEFIYRSAVTETERQTRAMVIAHEMAHMWFGDLVTLRWWDDIWLNESFAEYMGFQTTAEATRFTDTWTDFGVARKSWGYDADQRPSTHPVAPDPDAVPDTASAMLNFDGISYAKGASALRQLVAWLGEKDFLAGINTHIARHKFSNATLADFIESLAHATDRDVHAWADQWLRTTGVDTLTPAVTHDAREWTLAVDRDGSRPHRIAVGVYDRDLTDTQGLVLRERYESDVPHTGTDTPRDGGRPALIVPNDQDLTYAKIRLDEVSMETALRSLSRVPDALTRAVLWNSLRDMVRDGELDGMTYLETARAHLPDETDLALVQGVLAFATTHIAGRFLTPERRAVALTTLTELCRDLIRRTEDGSHPGLRLTAVRGFIDVATRPDPLQEWLSEGTVPGGPELDPELRWRALTRLAVLGTADESAIAAELERDPSATGQEGAARCRAALPDPEAKRRAWEAMFASDDLSNYLLTATAQGFWQPEQADLVREYIPRYYEDAVAVAARRGPAIADVAGRWAFPASAVDAETLRLGEECLRGADLIPALRRKLADQLDDLARALRVREATGV; encoded by the coding sequence ATGTCCGTCCTGACGCGCGACGAAGCGCAGACCCGAGCCCGGCTCATCGAGGTCCAGCGGTACACGGTCGAGCTCGACCTGACCCGCGGGACCGAGACCTTCGACTCCCGTACCGTCATCCGGTTCACGGCGCTCGGGGAGCCCGCGGCCACGGTCGACACCTTCGTCGAGGTCAAGCCCGCCGAGCTGCGCTCCGTCACCCTGGACGGGCAGGCGATCGACCCGGCGCGCCTCGACGGGAACCGGCTCGCGCTCACCGGGCTCACCGCGGGCGAACACGAACTGCGCGTCGACGCGGCCATGCGCTACTCGCACACCGGCGAGGGCATGCACCGCTTCACCGACCCCACGGACGGCGAGACGTACACGTACACGCAGCTGTTCATGGAGGACGTACAGCGCGTCTTCGCCGCCTTCGACCAGCCCGACCTGAAGTCCGTATTCGAGCTGACCGTCACCGCCCCCGAAGGCTGGACCGTCCTCGCGAACGGCGTCACCGAGCACGTCGGCGGCGGCACCTGGCGCGCCGCCGCCACCCCGCTGATCTCCACGTACCTCGTCGCCGTCGCCGCGGGCCCCTGGCACTCGGTGCACACCGAACACCGCGGCCTGCCCTTCGGCATCCACTGCCGCCGTTCACTCGCGCCCTTCCTGGACGCCGACGCCGACGAGATCCTCGACGTGACGCGCGCCTGCTACGACCGCTACCACGAGAAGTTCGAGGAGCCCTACCCCTTCGACTCGTACGACCAGGCGTTCGTCCCGGAGTTCAACGCGGGCGCGATGGAGAACCCCGGGCTCGTCACCTTCCGCGACGAGTTCATCTACCGCTCCGCCGTCACCGAGACCGAGCGGCAGACCCGCGCCATGGTCATCGCGCACGAGATGGCCCACATGTGGTTCGGCGACCTCGTCACCCTGCGATGGTGGGACGACATCTGGCTGAACGAGTCCTTCGCCGAGTACATGGGCTTCCAGACCACGGCCGAGGCCACCCGCTTCACGGACACCTGGACGGACTTCGGCGTCGCCCGCAAGTCCTGGGGATACGACGCCGACCAGCGCCCCTCCACCCACCCCGTCGCGCCCGACCCGGACGCCGTGCCCGACACCGCCTCCGCGATGCTCAACTTCGACGGCATCTCGTACGCCAAGGGCGCGTCCGCCCTGCGCCAGCTCGTCGCCTGGCTCGGCGAGAAGGACTTCCTCGCCGGCATCAACACTCACATCGCCCGGCACAAGTTCTCCAACGCCACCCTCGCCGACTTCATCGAGTCCCTCGCCCACGCCACCGACCGCGACGTGCACGCCTGGGCCGACCAGTGGCTGCGCACCACCGGCGTCGACACCCTCACCCCGGCCGTCACGCACGACGCCCGCGAATGGACCCTGGCCGTCGACCGCGACGGCAGCCGCCCCCACCGCATCGCCGTAGGCGTGTACGACCGCGACCTCACCGACACCCAGGGCCTGGTCCTGCGCGAGCGCTACGAGAGCGACGTCCCGCACACCGGGACCGACACACCCCGCGACGGCGGCCGCCCCGCCCTGATCGTCCCGAACGACCAGGACCTCACGTACGCCAAGATCCGCCTCGACGAGGTCTCCATGGAGACGGCCCTGCGCAGCCTCTCCCGCGTCCCCGACGCCCTCACCCGCGCCGTCCTGTGGAACAGCCTGCGCGACATGGTCCGCGACGGCGAACTCGACGGCATGACCTACCTGGAGACGGCCCGCGCGCATCTGCCCGACGAGACCGACCTCGCCCTCGTCCAGGGCGTCCTCGCCTTCGCCACCACCCACATCGCGGGCCGCTTCCTGACCCCGGAGCGGCGGGCCGTCGCCCTCACCACCCTCACCGAACTGTGCCGCGACCTGATCCGGCGCACGGAGGACGGCTCACACCCGGGCCTGCGGCTCACCGCCGTGCGCGGCTTCATCGACGTGGCGACGCGCCCCGACCCGCTCCAGGAGTGGCTCTCCGAGGGCACCGTCCCCGGCGGCCCCGAGCTCGACCCCGAGCTGCGCTGGCGCGCCCTGACCCGCCTCGCCGTCCTGGGCACCGCCGACGAGTCCGCGATCGCCGCCGAGCTGGAGCGCGACCCCAGCGCCACCGGCCAGGAGGGCGCGGCCCGCTGCCGTGCCGCGTTGCCCGACCCGGAGGCCAAACGCCGCGCGTGGGAGGCGATGTTCGCCTCCGACGACCTCTCCAACTACCTCCTCACCGCCACCGCCCAGGGCTTCTGGCAGCCCGAACAGGCCGATCTCGTACGGGAGTACATCCCCCGCTACTACGAGGACGCGGTCGCCGTCGCCGCCCGGCGCGGCCCCGCCATCGCCGACGTCGCAGGACGGTGGGCCTTCCCGGCATCCGCGGTGGACGCCGAGACGCTCCGCCTGGGCGAGGAGTGCCTCCGCGGCGCCGACCTCATCCCCGCCCTGCGCCGCAAGCTGGCCGACCAACTGGATGACCTGGCACGGGCGTTGCGGGTGAGGGAGGCGACGGGGGTCTAA
- a CDS encoding NAD(P)H-binding protein, whose translation MIVITGATGNVGRALAAQLTAVEAPVRALTRDPLRARLPTGAEAARFDPAAEPADLAPLFDGASALFLHAAAVGEHGDAVLAAAREGGVRHVVMLSSGIIAKGADETNPIYVMHADLEERVRRSGLAPTFLRPNAFATNSFQWAEQIRAGDTVRGPFAGALTAPIHEADIAAVAARALLDDGHRGLAHRLTGPAAVSTEEQIHAIGQALGRDLQFVEVPPEDVTADMFPHVPAGMLPAILAAFAATVGVAPEITSTVETVTGTPARTFTEWAGDHADDFRA comes from the coding sequence GTGATCGTCATCACCGGTGCCACCGGAAACGTGGGCCGCGCCCTCGCCGCCCAGCTCACCGCCGTGGAGGCCCCCGTCCGCGCGCTGACCCGCGATCCGCTGCGGGCACGCCTGCCCACCGGCGCCGAGGCGGCGCGCTTCGACCCCGCCGCCGAACCCGCGGACCTCGCCCCGCTGTTCGACGGCGCGTCCGCGCTGTTCCTGCACGCGGCGGCCGTCGGCGAGCACGGCGACGCGGTCCTCGCGGCGGCCCGCGAGGGCGGCGTCCGGCACGTCGTCATGCTGTCGTCGGGAATCATCGCAAAGGGCGCCGACGAGACCAACCCCATCTACGTCATGCACGCGGACCTGGAGGAGCGGGTGCGCCGCAGCGGTCTCGCCCCGACCTTCCTGCGGCCCAACGCCTTCGCCACCAACTCCTTCCAGTGGGCGGAGCAGATCCGCGCGGGCGACACCGTGCGCGGCCCCTTCGCGGGAGCCCTGACCGCGCCGATCCACGAGGCCGACATCGCCGCCGTCGCCGCCCGCGCCCTGCTGGACGACGGGCACCGCGGTCTCGCCCATCGCCTCACGGGGCCCGCCGCGGTGTCGACCGAGGAGCAGATACACGCCATCGGGCAGGCACTCGGGCGCGACCTGCAATTCGTCGAGGTGCCGCCGGAGGACGTGACCGCGGACATGTTCCCGCACGTCCCCGCGGGGATGCTGCCGGCCATCCTGGCGGCCTTCGCCGCCACCGTCGGTGTCGCGCCGGAGATCACCTCCACGGTGGAGACGGTGACGGGCACACCGGCGCGGACCTTCACCGAGTGGGCAGGGGACCACGCGGACGACTTCCGGGCCTGA
- a CDS encoding aspartate aminotransferase family protein — protein sequence MSTPPPLAGGAQGPDALRPLLTAALDALRTGATARGGPLPAGGPTAVAARVREATGEILPDRGTGAEAALRTLVHALAEGAADPADALCAAHLHCPPLALAVAADLAASALNPSMDSWDQAPAASEIEALVTRALAAEAYGTGNGTGRGDALVTTGGTEANQLALLLARERTAAHGPVQLVVGENAHHSLGRAAWLLGMPDPVTVPAPAGALDPAALDEALSQLTGPPGSFLVAATAGTTDAGLIDPLDQIADLCAEHGARLHVDAAYGGPLLFSGVRRGLLHGMERADSITFDLHKLGWQPVAAGLLLVRDPHDLAALGHHADYLNADDDTEAGLPDLLGRSLRTTRRPDVLKIAVTLKALGRTGIGALVDQVCDQAKEFAALIATHPGFELYDRPALSTVLFRPLGADDDHIAYVRRELLGQGRAVLGRATIDGRRWLKATLLNPHTRPGDLAEILKLVEGTTPR from the coding sequence ATGAGCACTCCGCCGCCCCTCGCCGGAGGAGCCCAAGGCCCTGACGCGCTGCGGCCGTTGCTCACCGCCGCCCTCGACGCCCTGCGCACCGGGGCGACCGCCCGCGGGGGACCGCTCCCTGCGGGCGGTCCCACCGCGGTGGCCGCCCGGGTGCGCGAAGCCACCGGCGAGATCCTGCCCGACCGGGGCACGGGCGCCGAAGCGGCCCTGCGCACGCTCGTCCACGCGCTCGCCGAGGGGGCCGCCGACCCCGCGGACGCCCTGTGCGCCGCCCATCTGCACTGCCCGCCGCTCGCCCTGGCCGTCGCCGCCGACCTGGCCGCCTCCGCGCTCAACCCCTCGATGGACTCCTGGGACCAGGCGCCCGCCGCCTCGGAGATCGAGGCCCTGGTCACCCGCGCGCTGGCCGCCGAGGCCTACGGAACCGGCAACGGAACCGGCAGGGGAGACGCCCTCGTCACCACCGGCGGCACCGAAGCCAACCAGCTCGCCCTGCTCCTGGCCCGCGAGCGCACCGCCGCGCACGGCCCCGTCCAGCTCGTCGTCGGCGAGAACGCCCACCACTCGCTCGGCCGCGCCGCCTGGCTCCTCGGCATGCCGGACCCCGTCACCGTGCCCGCGCCCGCCGGCGCCCTCGACCCCGCCGCGCTCGACGAAGCGCTCTCCCAACTCACCGGGCCGCCCGGCTCGTTCCTCGTCGCCGCCACCGCGGGCACCACCGACGCCGGACTCATCGACCCCCTAGACCAGATCGCCGACCTCTGCGCGGAGCACGGCGCCCGACTGCACGTCGACGCCGCATACGGCGGTCCGCTCCTCTTCAGCGGCGTACGAAGAGGGCTGCTGCACGGCATGGAGCGCGCCGACAGCATCACCTTCGACCTGCACAAGCTGGGCTGGCAGCCCGTCGCCGCCGGACTGCTCCTGGTCCGCGACCCGCACGACCTAGCGGCGCTCGGCCACCACGCCGACTACCTCAACGCGGACGACGACACCGAAGCGGGCCTCCCCGACCTCCTCGGGCGTTCCCTGCGCACCACGCGCCGACCCGACGTCCTGAAGATCGCCGTCACCCTCAAGGCCCTCGGGCGGACGGGCATCGGCGCACTCGTCGACCAGGTCTGCGACCAGGCAAAGGAGTTCGCGGCCCTCATCGCCACACACCCCGGCTTCGAGCTGTATGACCGGCCCGCCCTCAGCACGGTCCTGTTCCGTCCCCTCGGCGCCGACGACGACCACATCGCGTACGTCAGGCGCGAACTGCTCGGCCAGGGCCGCGCCGTCCTCGGGCGGGCCACGATCGACGGACGCCGCTGGCTCAAGGCCACCCTGCTCAACCCGCACACCCGGCCCGGCGACCTCGCCGAGATCCTGAAGCTCGTGGAAGGAACCACCCCCCGATGA
- a CDS encoding lysine N(6)-hydroxylase/L-ornithine N(5)-oxygenase family protein yields the protein MTGQNDKPAPPLTTPEDPRDLVGIGIGPFNLSLAALAQPLAGLDAAFYEQRPAFHWHPGLLIDGASLQVPFLADLVTLADPANPWSFLSYLKTRERLFPFYFAERFHIQRAEYDAYCRWVSENLTSLHFGHQIDAVRWNPERDLFEVDFTQLDAEGEAEALGRTYTKNIAVGVGTAPHIPEPLKPLADAPTVPVIHSADYLLHRDRLLAAEHITVIGSGQSGAEVFLDLLKHRPVGAEKIHWLARTEAFAPMEYSKLGLEHFTPDYTRYFHSLPEAVRDGLVPHQWQLHKGIDADTIAAIHDELYQRTLHGGWPDAVLTPGVSVRTAGRVATTRVELHLEHLQQGTRSRLTTDAVVLATGYRERPLDQLLAGLDPYMRRDSSERPRVDERYRLVLDPSVTGTGSNVYVQNAERHTHGVGAPDLGLAAWRSATILNALTGDSPYPLPQRTAFTSFGLQAPEGRTSAVGRIGEQRGNLVRLKG from the coding sequence ATGACCGGCCAGAACGACAAGCCCGCCCCGCCGCTCACCACCCCCGAGGACCCCCGGGACCTGGTCGGCATCGGCATCGGCCCGTTCAACCTCTCCCTCGCCGCCCTCGCCCAGCCCCTGGCCGGACTCGACGCCGCCTTCTACGAACAGCGGCCCGCCTTCCACTGGCACCCCGGGCTCCTCATCGACGGCGCCAGTCTCCAAGTGCCGTTCCTCGCCGACCTGGTGACCCTCGCCGACCCGGCGAACCCCTGGTCGTTCCTCAGCTACCTCAAGACCCGTGAGCGGCTCTTCCCCTTCTACTTCGCCGAGCGGTTCCACATCCAGCGCGCCGAGTACGACGCGTACTGCCGCTGGGTCAGCGAGAACCTGACCTCGCTGCACTTCGGGCACCAGATCGACGCGGTGCGCTGGAACCCCGAACGCGACCTCTTCGAGGTCGACTTCACGCAGCTCGACGCCGAAGGGGAGGCCGAGGCGCTCGGCCGTACGTACACGAAGAACATCGCCGTCGGCGTCGGCACCGCGCCCCACATCCCCGAACCGCTCAAGCCCCTCGCGGACGCCCCCACCGTCCCCGTGATCCACTCCGCGGACTATCTCCTGCACCGCGACCGGCTGCTCGCCGCCGAGCACATCACCGTCATCGGCTCCGGCCAGTCCGGCGCCGAAGTCTTCCTCGACCTGCTCAAGCACCGCCCGGTGGGCGCCGAGAAGATCCACTGGCTGGCCCGCACCGAGGCCTTCGCGCCCATGGAGTACTCCAAGCTCGGCCTGGAGCACTTCACCCCCGACTACACCCGCTACTTCCACTCCCTGCCCGAAGCCGTGCGTGACGGACTCGTCCCCCACCAGTGGCAGCTCCACAAGGGCATCGACGCCGACACCATCGCCGCCATCCACGACGAGCTCTACCAGCGCACCCTGCACGGCGGCTGGCCCGACGCCGTCCTCACCCCCGGCGTCTCCGTGCGCACCGCGGGCCGCGTCGCCACCACCCGCGTGGAACTCCACCTGGAACACCTCCAGCAGGGCACCCGCTCCCGCCTCACCACCGACGCCGTCGTGCTCGCCACCGGCTACCGCGAACGCCCCCTCGACCAGCTCCTCGCGGGCCTCGACCCCTACATGCGCCGGGACTCCTCGGAGCGCCCCCGGGTCGACGAGCGGTACCGCCTCGTCCTCGACCCCTCCGTCACCGGCACCGGCAGCAACGTCTACGTACAGAACGCCGAACGCCACACCCATGGCGTCGGCGCCCCCGACCTCGGCCTCGCCGCCTGGCGCAGCGCCACCATCCTCAACGCCCTGACGGGGGATTCCCCTTACCCCCTCCCGCAGCGCACCGCGTTCACCAGCTTCGGCCTCCAGGCGCCGGAGGGCCGCACCTCCGCCGTCGGCCGCATCGGCGAGCAGCGCGGGAATCTCGTACGCCTCAAGGGATGA
- a CDS encoding GDSL-type esterase/lipase family protein — protein MITDSTPSWTAAFRSAVVSSHERIDLFELRAFSGQTLRQIIRLDGGGSALRIRLSNRYGKEPLHIGGARLARRTEGSGIESGSDVPLRVGGAEDFTVAVGEEVVSDAIEGAVAAGDELALSLWLPEDTGLSTYSAVPLRTGYAVPGNALSAPTFDGAEGLEELATRHFISGADVLAPAGTPVIVAFGDSWFEGTGTTPDTDHRFPDLLNDRLRAAGSEGWVVNQGLSANRLLTDEIGEHALARLERDALDVPGVTHVLVHFGLNDLGIPGQEAYPDPAPVPSAAELITGLTALADRLHAAGLTAIVTTVGPYKDTIFDGYSTPEGVAVAREVNDWIRGAESPYDAYADLAAAVADPADPDRIHDDYDSGDGLHVNDAGAQALADAVDLTTLKGRQLLNA, from the coding sequence ATGATCACCGACTCCACGCCCTCCTGGACCGCAGCCTTCCGCTCCGCCGTCGTCAGCTCCCACGAGCGCATCGACCTCTTCGAACTCCGCGCCTTCTCCGGCCAGACCCTCCGCCAGATCATCCGGCTCGACGGCGGCGGCAGCGCCCTCCGCATCCGCCTCAGCAACCGCTACGGCAAGGAACCCCTCCACATCGGCGGCGCCCGCCTCGCCAGACGCACCGAAGGCAGCGGCATCGAGTCCGGAAGCGATGTGCCCCTGCGCGTCGGGGGCGCCGAGGACTTCACCGTCGCGGTCGGCGAGGAGGTCGTCAGCGACGCCATCGAGGGCGCCGTGGCCGCCGGTGACGAACTGGCCCTCAGCCTCTGGCTGCCCGAGGACACCGGCCTGTCCACCTACTCGGCGGTCCCGCTGCGCACCGGCTACGCCGTGCCCGGCAACGCGCTCTCCGCACCCACCTTCGACGGCGCCGAAGGCCTGGAGGAGCTCGCGACCCGCCACTTCATCAGCGGCGCCGACGTCCTCGCTCCCGCGGGCACGCCCGTCATCGTCGCCTTCGGAGACTCCTGGTTCGAGGGCACGGGCACCACGCCCGACACCGACCACCGCTTCCCCGACCTGCTCAACGACCGGCTGCGGGCGGCCGGGAGCGAGGGCTGGGTGGTGAACCAGGGCCTGTCCGCCAACCGGCTGCTCACCGACGAGATCGGCGAACACGCCCTGGCCCGCCTGGAGCGCGACGCCCTGGACGTGCCCGGCGTCACCCACGTCCTGGTCCACTTCGGCCTGAACGACCTCGGCATCCCGGGCCAGGAGGCCTACCCCGACCCCGCGCCCGTCCCCTCGGCCGCCGAGCTCATCACCGGCCTCACCGCCCTCGCGGACCGCCTGCACGCGGCGGGCCTCACCGCGATCGTGACCACCGTCGGCCCGTACAAGGACACGATCTTCGACGGATACTCCACCCCCGAGGGCGTGGCCGTCGCCCGCGAGGTCAACGACTGGATCCGGGGCGCCGAAAGCCCCTACGACGCCTACGCCGACCTCGCCGCCGCCGTCGCGGACCCGGCCGACCCCGACCGGATCCACGACGACTACGACAGCGGCGACGGCCTGCACGTCAACGACGCCGGCGCACAGGCCCTCGCCGACGCCGTCGACCTCACGACCCTCAAGGGCCGCCAGCTTCTGAACGCCTAG
- a CDS encoding bifunctional UDP-sugar hydrolase/5'-nucleotidase encodes MPLNRRKFLGKSAAATGVALAGGVAAAPSVSAQASGKPARRKKRYSFTVMGTTDLHGNVFNWDYFTDKEFDDKDHNDVGLAKISTLVNEIREERGRRNTLLIDAGDTIQGTQLSYYYAKIDPITAEHGPVHPMAQAMNSIGYDAAALGNHEFNYGIPVLRKFEEQCDFPLLGANALDAKTQKPAFPPYFMKRLRTPHGRDVKVAVLGLTNPGIAIWDKANVQGKMTFPGLEEQAAKWVPKLRSMGADVVIVSAHSGSSGTSSYGDQLPYIENAAGLVAEQVPGIDAILVGHAHTEIPEYFVENKKTGKKVVLSEPLKWGQRLTLFDFDLVWSKGCWTVEKVGAKVLNSNTAAEDKKVTRLLSDEHKKVVAYVNQVIGTSTQAMSTAEGPYKDVAIIDLISHVQAETVKEALKGGQYAALPVLSQASCFSRTAGIPAGEVTIKDAAGLYPFENTLEARLITGAQLKDYLEFSARYYVQTAAGAPVDPAKLTNAGNTPDYNYDALYGVTYEIDIAKPVGSRIAKLSFEGKELDPKAEFVLAVNNYRASGGGNFPHVPGAKQLWANSDEIRNTIIQWVRAKGTVDPGQFASVDWKLTRDGTPVF; translated from the coding sequence ATGCCGCTGAACCGCCGGAAGTTCCTGGGCAAGTCCGCCGCCGCCACGGGGGTGGCGCTCGCGGGCGGCGTGGCCGCCGCGCCCTCCGTGTCGGCGCAGGCCTCCGGGAAGCCCGCCCGGCGGAAGAAGCGGTATTCGTTCACCGTCATGGGCACGACGGACCTGCACGGCAATGTCTTCAACTGGGACTACTTCACGGACAAGGAGTTCGACGACAAGGACCACAACGATGTGGGCCTGGCGAAGATCTCCACGCTCGTGAACGAGATCCGCGAGGAGAGAGGCCGCCGCAACACGCTCCTCATCGACGCGGGCGACACCATTCAGGGCACTCAGCTCTCGTATTACTACGCGAAAATCGACCCGATCACGGCCGAGCACGGCCCGGTCCATCCGATGGCGCAGGCGATGAACAGCATCGGTTACGACGCGGCGGCGCTGGGAAACCACGAGTTCAATTACGGCATTCCCGTGCTGCGGAAGTTCGAGGAGCAGTGCGATTTCCCGCTGCTCGGCGCCAATGCCCTGGACGCGAAGACGCAGAAGCCCGCTTTCCCGCCGTACTTCATGAAGCGTCTGCGCACCCCGCACGGCCGTGACGTGAAGGTGGCGGTCCTCGGTCTGACGAACCCCGGCATCGCGATCTGGGACAAGGCGAACGTGCAGGGCAAGATGACGTTCCCGGGCCTGGAGGAGCAGGCGGCGAAGTGGGTGCCGAAGCTGCGCTCCATGGGCGCCGACGTCGTGATCGTCTCGGCGCACTCCGGCTCCAGCGGCACGTCCTCGTACGGTGACCAGCTCCCGTACATCGAGAACGCGGCGGGTCTGGTGGCCGAGCAGGTGCCCGGTATCGACGCGATCCTGGTGGGGCACGCGCACACGGAGATCCCCGAGTACTTCGTGGAGAACAAGAAGACCGGCAAGAAGGTCGTCCTGTCCGAGCCGCTGAAGTGGGGCCAGCGTCTGACGCTCTTCGACTTCGATCTGGTGTGGTCGAAGGGCTGCTGGACGGTGGAGAAGGTCGGCGCGAAGGTCCTCAACTCGAACACGGCGGCGGAGGACAAGAAGGTCACCCGCCTCCTTTCCGACGAGCACAAGAAGGTCGTCGCGTACGTCAACCAGGTCATCGGCACCTCGACGCAGGCGATGAGCACGGCCGAGGGCCCGTACAAGGACGTCGCGATCATCGACCTGATCAGCCACGTCCAGGCGGAGACGGTCAAGGAGGCGCTCAAGGGCGGCCAGTACGCGGCGCTGCCCGTGCTCTCGCAGGCCTCGTGCTTCTCGCGGACGGCGGGGATCCCGGCGGGCGAGGTGACGATCAAGGACGCGGCGGGGCTCTACCCGTTCGAGAACACCCTGGAGGCGCGGCTCATCACGGGCGCGCAGCTCAAGGACTATCTGGAGTTCTCGGCGCGCTACTACGTGCAGACGGCGGCCGGCGCCCCGGTGGACCCGGCGAAGCTGACGAACGCCGGCAACACGCCGGACTACAACTACGACGCGCTGTACGGCGTGACGTACGAGATCGACATCGCCAAGCCGGTGGGCTCGCGCATCGCGAAGCTGAGCTTCGAGGGCAAGGAGCTCGATCCGAAGGCCGAGTTCGTGCTCGCGGTGAACAACTACCGTGCGAGCGGTGGCGGGAACTTCCCGCATGTGCCGGGCGCCAAGCAGCTGTGGGCGAACTCGGACGAGATCCGGAACACGATCATCCAGTGGGTGCGGGCGAAGGGGACGGTCGACCCGGGCCAGTTCGCGTCGGTGGACTGGAAGCTGACCCGGGACGGCACGCCGGTCTTCTAG
- a CDS encoding SIMPL domain-containing protein, with amino-acid sequence MDETTPTPAPYGTPGAPRLAVKGEAHLEVDPEIARIGITVSARGTDRRDALNDLTRRNATVIDLVKTYGESVETLETGAFSISPELTKHGRGERIRAYHGRVHITAELTDFTALGELTTRLADLELTRVDGPYWALRPDSPTRRDARQQAVREAVQRGREYAEALGTTLAALVELADIGAENAQPLGYGAPAPAMRTVAYGGAPDMGQETAALDLEPQRQHVYAQVNARFTMTPPRL; translated from the coding sequence ATGGACGAGACCACCCCCACCCCGGCCCCCTACGGCACCCCCGGCGCCCCCCGCCTGGCAGTGAAAGGCGAAGCCCACCTCGAGGTCGACCCCGAGATCGCCCGCATCGGCATCACCGTCAGCGCCCGCGGCACCGACCGACGCGACGCCCTGAACGACCTGACGCGCCGCAACGCCACCGTCATCGACCTCGTGAAGACCTACGGCGAATCCGTCGAGACCCTGGAGACCGGCGCCTTCTCCATCAGCCCCGAACTCACCAAACACGGCCGCGGCGAACGCATCCGCGCCTACCACGGCCGGGTCCACATCACCGCCGAACTCACCGACTTCACCGCACTCGGAGAGCTCACCACACGCCTCGCCGACCTCGAACTCACCCGCGTCGACGGCCCCTACTGGGCCCTGCGCCCCGACTCGCCCACCCGCCGCGACGCCCGCCAGCAGGCCGTCAGGGAAGCGGTACAACGCGGCAGGGAGTACGCGGAGGCGCTGGGGACCACACTCGCCGCCCTCGTCGAGCTCGCCGACATCGGCGCCGAGAACGCCCAGCCCTTGGGCTACGGCGCCCCGGCACCCGCCATGCGCACCGTCGCGTACGGAGGCGCGCCCGACATGGGCCAGGAAACCGCCGCCCTCGACCTCGAACCCCAGCGGCAGCACGTCTACGCACAAGTCAACGCGCGCTTCACCATGACACCGCCGAGGCTGTAG